The window AAAGCTGCTGCATTAGTGTTGATTTTCCCAGGCTATCTAACACTTTGGATGGCTGTTCTGAGCGACACTGGTGCTGCATTAATCGTCATTTTCAATTCAATAAGGCTTCTAAAGTTTAATAAATAATTATTGTGAGATGTTTCTTCATAGAGACATCTCATTTCTTCTACTCCCTACTTTTTAATCAAATATAAAATTAATGGGTTAAAATTTGATTCTTTTAGATTGTAACCCTAATAATCATCGGAGCTTACCCGCTATAGATTCCTCCACTTTAGACTAAACTTTCAAAAGATTGTCCAAATTAATTATACAGTTCAATTGTTGCAAAGGAGAAATTATGCAATCTTCATTTGTATTATTTTTTATGTTAATAGGAATACTCTTTGGTGTTTGGAATCGCTGGAAAGAATTTTACCCTACTTTATTATTTTGGATTATAGCTAATCTGCTTTATGATTCTTTGTTTCACGACTTTCAGCTATGGGAATTTATTCCTGTTTGGATTGATCACATTCTTCTTCCTACACATACAATTATTTCAGCAGCAATTGCCCTTTTGATCTACCCATTTGTAATTGTTGTTTTCTTAGGTAGATTTCCTGAAAAAGTCTCTTTAAAAATATTATGGATACTTCTTTGGGCTTTGATTTTTCAGGGAATAGAAACGATTGCCTATTTAAATAATAGTATTACTCATCATCATGGATGGTCACTTATCTGTTCTTTTATTTTTAATATATTGACCTTTTCTTTATTAGCTGTCCATAAATGGAAATATTGGGTAGCATGGCTGGTTGCCCTTCCTGTTGTCATTTTAATATTTATTATTTTTGATGTTCCACTTCCTAAATGACCCATTCTTTGGTTGATTGATTTATTTTTTATAACATTGGTTCTTTCCGAGTTGTTGAACTTTAAAAAAAATGCAAAGAAAATGGCTGCGATTTATTCGCAGCCATTTTTCATTTATCAAACGATCACTACTTTAATATCATGCAGGAAACATGCTCCACCATACTAGAGTTTTGGTTTAACAGATGGGCTACCACCCTCTTTAAAAAACCATAGACAAAAGCGACGTGTAGCATAAAAAGAAAGAAATAATGTTATCCAAGTAACATACCAGTCCCAATGGATATACTTGATGAGCTGGGTATTTTCTTCGAGTATAACTTCTGGAATCGTCAAAATGGAACAAACCCCAGCATAGTACCCCCATTGAAAAGGCTTACTCCGCTCATTTGGATACCATACATTAAAAATGGCACAGACAACTGGGAAAAAAAAATACTCAAATGTGAAGCTCGTCCTACTGATTGATGCGAACAATCGCACTGGGTATTCAATCAGCCCACACTCTACGACAATTAAACCAAAAAGAATAGTAATTATCTGTTTGAATAAAAATGCCACTACTGCAAGTCGAATTTTATATTTCGGTATGAAGAAAAGCAAACCAATTCCCACAGCGTATGCCGCTAACAAAATCCAGTATTCAATTCTCATCTGTTCTCCATCCGCTCCGCTTGAAATAATGCTTTGTCCTTATAGAACCAATTGCAACAGACTTGACTCACGAAAAAAAGAGCCCCTAGATAGATCCACATTCCATACCACGTTATGGAGCCATATTCCAATAAATCGGTATATTTCTTGAGTACAATATCAAAAAAGGTGATAGCAGTAATCCAAACAAAAAAGTATATAAATCGAGCCCATCGACTCTCCTTTACTTCTTTATGGACATAAAATATGGAAAATAGTACGGGATAAAAAAAATAATTGATCGTAATGGAGAGATCTATCGCTTTTGGGAACTCTCTGACAGGCGCACTTAACAAACCGTATTTAAAACTAAGCATATCACAAAGCCAGATGATTGCTTGAAACATCATAAGTGCCAAGAATCCTTTGCGTAGATCTTTGCGTGCACTAAATAGAATAAAGCCAACAATGCCAAAGATCCACATTGCTACCAAAATCAAACGCTCCATCAACATTTTTCAGAAACACCGCATTTCAATAAGGTGATTGTTACTATTTATTATCAATAAAAGTATCATCCAGTTTTTCAAATCATATTCAATAATGTCCTAATTCGTTTCTGATTTTCAGGGATAAATTATGGAGAATAAGGGGTAAAAAAGGTGACAGAGAATTAGAAAAACCACACGAAATGGCGTACCAATTAGACAAAATCAAAGCAAACATTAGTGAATGAAGTCAAACAAGTCGGTAACTCAACCACTTCACCAAAAAGTATTCATTTTCCATTAATTCCATCAACCATAATTGAAATTTCGAAAAACTTTCAAATTTCATTAGGATTTTTACCTAGTGACAACGGCAGTTGCGTGTTTTTTATTTTCATATATCAAATTCCCCCTCATCACCATCTAGTCATAAGCCTCATATTCTATGGTTAAACGAATAGAGGGGATAGACTTATGAGTGTTGATTTGTCGGCGTTGCATTGGATTTATGTCGCGTTTATTGTGTTGATTATAGGGTTTATGGTCAAACGTCGTGATACGTCTTTAATATGTATTATCGGAATTTTTGTCATCGCCATTGTGGCAACCGGGGATTTTACTGCTTCAATCAGTGGTGTATTTGACAGCTTTATCTACGCCATAAAGGAACTATTATCTACCATTCTCATTATCTCCATCATTGTTGCGATGAGTCGTGTATTAATGAAAACGGGGATCAATGAAGTCATGATATCTCCTTTTACAAAGATCATTAAAAACCCTACCCTTGCCTATTGGACAATTGGGATTTTAATGATGATTATCTCTTGGTTCTTCTGGCCATCTCCCGCGGTAGCTCTTCTTGGTGCAGTGCTTCTTCCTGTTGCGATTCGAGCAGGGCTTCCAGCTCTTGGAGTCGCTATGGCCATGAACTTGTTTGGTCATGGTATTGCACTATCCTCAGACTTTATCATTCAAGGTGCTCCAAAGTTAACGGCTGATGCTGCAGGGATTCCTGTATCTGATGTTATTTCAGCTAGTATTCCACTAGTCATTGTAATGGGTGCTGTAACTACAATCGTAGCCTTTTTCATGTTGAGAAGAGATATGAAACGTGGAAATCTGGAAATGGTCGGTACCTTTGATAAAGAGAAAAAAGATGAGGTCGTGAATACGAGTTTATTAACACTTGGGCAACGTAAATTTTTTGCCGTGCTTATACCTGTTGCCTTTGTGCTTGATGTAGTGGGGATGTCAGTCTTTAATCTCTCAGGTGGGGATGCGACAGCTCTAATAGGTGGTACGACTGTTTTTATCCTTATCCTTCTTGCTATTTTTGCTCATAAAAATGATGGCTTGGAGAAAACAACAAGTTATCTAATTGAAGGTTTCCAATTTGGCTTTAAAGTATTCGGTCCAGTTATACCGATTGCCGCCTTCTTCTATTTAGGTGATTCTGGATTTATAGCTGTGCTCGGAGAATATTTACCGAATGGCTCGCAAGGAATTGTCAATGATCTTGGTATGGCTCTTGCTGCCGTGGTCCCTTTGACAGGTGAAATCGCTGCAATGACGTTAACAACAGTCGGTGCGATTACAGGGTTGGATGGATCTGGTTTTTCAGGAATTACTTTAGCTGGATCTATTGCCAACCTTTTTGGAACCGCCATTGGTGAGGGAACAGCAACTCTTACTGCACTTGGTCAAATTGCTGCAATTTGGGTAGGAGGAGGAACACTTGTTCCTTGGGCACTAATTCCAGCAGCAGCGATTTGTAATGTAAGTCCTTTCGAATTAGCACGGAAGAATTTGATCCCCGTTGTAATTGGTCTAGTCGTAACAACAATAGTCGCAATGTTTTTACTGTAATCAAAAAAGTGGGTTATCCTTTTTATCGGATAGCCCACTTTTCATTTTAAAATTGCTTGGGGATTGTAATTTTGAAAAATAAACTTCCCTTCCGATAGTTCCACTAGGTAGATAATGCACTCTTACGTTTCATCGTGAGTAAAATTAACAAACCTACTCCAATGATTGCTGCCAGTAAAAACATTCCTGACGTTAATGTAAACATCCCTAAAATTGTTGGTCCTACAAAGCCTCCTAGTGCCGCGAAGGAATTTACCAACGCAATTCCCACTGGTGCAGTTGACTCTGTAAAGAAGAAGGTTAAATAGGCAAAGAAACAGCCAGCAAACCCGTATAGTCCAAAAGAAGCGATTGATAGCACAATTACCATAGGTGCAACAGATGAAACACTTGCACATCCAATAAACCCGATTAAGGCAATAACTAAACAGATTAATAAGTGCTTTTTATGACTACCTGTCCGGTCAGCATTCCAACCGACAAATAATGCAGCTGGAATGGCAATAATATTAGGAATCATTGCTAACCAACCAATTTCTAAATTGGTTGTATTCGCCTCTGATAATGATTTTATGATTGTAGGTACCCAAAAAGAGAGTCCGTAAATTCCGGTGTAACCAGCAAAGTAAAACGCAGAAAGCTTCCAAACAGTTAAATCTTTTAGCATCGCTAACTTAGTTGGTTTATTAATCTTGCTACTTGCAGTTCTTTCAGTCTCCAATTCTTTTTCTAGCCATTCTTTCTCGTCCTGCGTTAACCATTTTGCATCTTTAGGACGATTCGTTAAGTAAAACAATACAATAATGCCAAGAATTAATGCAGGAATCCCCTCTAAAATGAACATCCAACGCCACCCCGCCATATTCCCCCATGAGATGGTATCAATAATCCACGTTGATAGAGGTGCTCCGATTAATCCTCCTATTGGCAAAGCTAGTATTAAAATTGCTGTAGCTTTTGAGCGTTCTCGTTCTAAAAACCAATAGGTTAGATAGAGAATAATTCCAGGGAAAAAGCCAGCCTCAGCCACACCCAATAAAAATCTTAGAATATATAAATGCGTTGCGTTCTCAACAAATCCTGTTAAAACAACAACGATGCCCCATGTCAGCATAATTCGTGCAATCCAAATTCTTGCGCCTACTTTATGCATAATCATATTGCTTGGTACTTCAAAGAAAAAGTAACCAATAAAGAAAATTCCTGAAAGTAAACCGAATACTTCAGCAGTTAAGGCTAGCTCTGCATTCATCTCAAGGGCTGCATAACCCATGTTGACACGATCTAGATAGGCTACTATATATAAGATTAATATAAATGGTAATATTCTTATATTTCTTTTCCTTGTAGCCGATTTTATGATAGCCTCATTTGTCAATGAATTCCCTCCATTTTAATGGTATTCCAATATTTTCACTTAACTCATCAAGAGACATCTCGACCAATATTTCATCAACGACTATCCCTTCATCTTCAAAAGAAAAAACGGCATAGTCCGTAACGAGCAAATCAATTGTACGAATACCGCTAATTGGATAGGTTAGTTCTTTTACGATTTTAGAAGCACCATCTTTTGTGAAGAGTGTTGCTGCACCAATTACTTTTTTAGCACCTGCAACTAAATCCATCGCCCCGCCGACACCTAAGATTGGTTGATTCGGCACCGCCCAATTGGCGATTTGACCACGGGGATCTACTTGTAAAATTCCTAATACTGCCACATCTACGTGTCCGCCTCGTATCATGGCAAATGAGTCAGCACTACTGAAAAAGGATGCTCCCTTTGTAGTTGTGACAGGCTCTTTACTAGCATTAATTAAATCGATATCAAGTTGATGGGAAGTTGGAGGCGGGCCAATTCCCAGAAGCCCATTCTCAGCCTGCAGGTAGACTTCTTTTTCCTCGATAAATTCATTTACCAAGGTAGGAATTCCAACACCTAAGTTCACTACTTGTCCGTCTTCTAATTCTTGTGCAATTCGACGGGCAATTTTATAACGAACATCAGATTTTGACATATTGGTCTCCCTCCTTTTTGTAGCCTGTTTGGATAATATAGTCCACATAAACATGCGGAGTCACAATATTCTCTGGATCTAATTCCCCTACCTCAACAATCTCATCCACCTCAGCGATGACTATTTCTGCTGCAGTTGCCATCATTGGGTTAAAATTGCGAGCAGTGGTATGATAAGTCAAATTACCAAGAGAATCACTTGTTTTTGCCCGAATTATGGCGACATCACCTTTAATAGCTTTTTCAAAAATGTAGCGTTCACCATCAATTACACGTTCTTCTTTTCCTTTTGCGAGCTCTGTACCTACAGCAGTTTTCGTATAAAACCCACCAATACCAGCACCACCCGAACGAATCGCTTCCGCTAATGTCCCTTGTGGCAACAAATCGATTTCTAATTCTCCTCTGGACCATGCAACTACTGCTTCTCTATTAATCGTAAAAAAGGAGCCAATTGCTTTTTCAATTTGCCCTCTTATAAATAATTGGTGTAGCCCCATCCCATAATCGCCCAAATTATTACTTACAACATGCAGGTTCTTTACATTCGATTCAGCAATCATATCAATGATTGTTAATGGCGTACCCGATATACCAAAACCACCTGTTAATATCCTTTGTCCATCTTTAAACAATGGAATCAAGTCCCTTGGATTCTTGACCATTTTTTGTTTCATCACTTCACCACTTTCATTGATACTTTACATGCCCCCAGCGACTTTTATATGTTCCATCGTAATTGCAGAAGCTTCTTCTGATGCCAAGAAAAAGACTGTGTCTGCCACTTCTGTATCTTCAATAAAACGATTCATTGCTTGCTTTGGATAAACAATACGGGATAATGCCTCTTGTTCAGATAGTCCTTCAATTTCGTATAAATCATCAAGCTGCTTTACTAATAAAGGAGTTTTTACTGGCCCGGGCAAAACGGAGTTAACAGTTATTCCATATGGAGCCGCTTCAATCGCTGAAACACTAGTAACACCAATAACTCCATGCTTCGCCGCGACATAGGCAACCTTTTCGGGAGTTGCCATTTCACCGTGGACTGATGAGATATTTATTATTCGACCAAAGCGTTTAGATTTCATTTCAGGAAACACATGCTTTGTCATCAAGAAAACACCGGTTAACATCACATCTATGAGTAATTGCCACTTTTCTAAAGGGAAATCTTCAATCTTTGCACGGTATTGTAATCCGGCATTATTTACTAAAACATCGATTCTTTGGTGTTCATCCAGAATAGCAGTGATTGTTTGCTGTACAGATGCCTCTTTTGTTACATCACAGACATAACCCTTTACATTTTCACCAAGACCGGCAACAGTACTGTCTAGCTTTTCTTGACTTAAATCCAGTAAACATACAATATCGCCATGTTGGACAAATTTATTTGTAATAGCTAAACCTAGTCCACCAACCCCACCAGTAACAATTACAACTCTTTTTTTCTGCAGAACAATTCACCCCGCTTAATAATGTGTACTGATTAAATGTTTTAATAGTTCGGTATCTCGTTGAAGAACATACGCATCGAACCCTTTACCTGGATATTCAAAAAACCCTTTTCCAGTTTTCACGCCAAGAGATTGTTCCTCAACTAAATTCTTTATGGTGGAATATTCTCTTTGCCCTGATTCAATTTCTTTTTGCAAATTTTGCAATACAACGGACCATACATCCAATCCTCCAAAATCGATGATCTTTAATAATCCACTGGCAGAGAAACGGAAACCCGGCCCATCATATAGAGTCTTTTCTAAATCTTCTTTAGAAACAATTCCATCTTCCAATAATGATAGTGCTTCTCGTGCTAAAGCTACCTGTATTCTGTTGGCAGCTAAACCTGGCACTTCCCGTTTGATAATAATAGGTGTTTTATTTATGGATTCAAAGAAGGTTTTTACCTCATCCACGATATGAGGAGCAGTTTCATCTAATGCTAATAGTTCAATTAGTGGAACAATTTGAGCTGGATTAAAGAAGTGTGTCAAAAGTAAACTGCTTCGATGGTTATCTACATGAATTGCGATGTCTGTTAGTTTTAGACTAGAGGTGTTAGATGCCAGAATTGCGTCCGGCTTTGCAATGGCATCTAGTTTTTTAAATATTTCTTGTTTTAAAATTAAGTTTTCAGTTGCACTTTCTATGATAAAATCAGCGTTGCTCAAATCTTTTAAATTGGTTGAAAATGAAAGGTATGCACTAGCATCAGATT is drawn from Lysinibacillus sp. SGAir0095 and contains these coding sequences:
- a CDS encoding CBO0543 family protein codes for the protein MQSSFVLFFMLIGILFGVWNRWKEFYPTLLFWIIANLLYDSLFHDFQLWEFIPVWIDHILLPTHTIISAAIALLIYPFVIVVFLGRFPEKVSLKILWILLWALIFQGIETIAYLNNSITHHHGWSLICSFIFNILTFSLLAVHKWKYWVAWLVALPVVILIFIIFDVPLPK
- a CDS encoding CBO0543 family protein encodes the protein MRIEYWILLAAYAVGIGLLFFIPKYKIRLAVVAFLFKQIITILFGLIVVECGLIEYPVRLFASISRTSFTFEYFFFPVVCAIFNVWYPNERSKPFQWGYYAGVCSILTIPEVILEENTQLIKYIHWDWYVTWITLFLSFYATRRFCLWFFKEGGSPSVKPKL
- a CDS encoding CBO0543 family protein, with protein sequence MWIFGIVGFILFSARKDLRKGFLALMMFQAIIWLCDMLSFKYGLLSAPVREFPKAIDLSITINYFFYPVLFSIFYVHKEVKESRWARFIYFFVWITAITFFDIVLKKYTDLLEYGSITWYGMWIYLGALFFVSQVCCNWFYKDKALFQAERMENR
- a CDS encoding MFS transporter is translated as MTNEAIIKSATRKRNIRILPFILILYIVAYLDRVNMGYAALEMNAELALTAEVFGLLSGIFFIGYFFFEVPSNMIMHKVGARIWIARIMLTWGIVVVLTGFVENATHLYILRFLLGVAEAGFFPGIILYLTYWFLERERSKATAILILALPIGGLIGAPLSTWIIDTISWGNMAGWRWMFILEGIPALILGIIVLFYLTNRPKDAKWLTQDEKEWLEKELETERTASSKINKPTKLAMLKDLTVWKLSAFYFAGYTGIYGLSFWVPTIIKSLSEANTTNLEIGWLAMIPNIIAIPAALFVGWNADRTGSHKKHLLICLVIALIGFIGCASVSSVAPMVIVLSIASFGLYGFAGCFFAYLTFFFTESTAPVGIALVNSFAALGGFVGPTILGMFTLTSGMFLLAAIIGVGLLILLTMKRKSALST
- a CDS encoding 3-oxoacid CoA-transferase subunit B, encoding MSKSDVRYKIARRIAQELEDGQVVNLGVGIPTLVNEFIEEKEVYLQAENGLLGIGPPPTSHQLDIDLINASKEPVTTTKGASFFSSADSFAMIRGGHVDVAVLGILQVDPRGQIANWAVPNQPILGVGGAMDLVAGAKKVIGAATLFTKDGASKIVKELTYPISGIRTIDLLVTDYAVFSFEDEGIVVDEILVEMSLDELSENIGIPLKWREFIDK
- a CDS encoding CoA transferase subunit A — encoded protein: MKQKMVKNPRDLIPLFKDGQRILTGGFGISGTPLTIIDMIAESNVKNLHVVSNNLGDYGMGLHQLFIRGQIEKAIGSFFTINREAVVAWSRGELEIDLLPQGTLAEAIRSGGAGIGGFYTKTAVGTELAKGKEERVIDGERYIFEKAIKGDVAIIRAKTSDSLGNLTYHTTARNFNPMMATAAEIVIAEVDEIVEVGELDPENIVTPHVYVDYIIQTGYKKEGDQYVKI
- a CDS encoding 3-hydroxybutyrate dehydrogenase yields the protein MVLQKKRVVIVTGGVGGLGLAITNKFVQHGDIVCLLDLSQEKLDSTVAGLGENVKGYVCDVTKEASVQQTITAILDEHQRIDVLVNNAGLQYRAKIEDFPLEKWQLLIDVMLTGVFLMTKHVFPEMKSKRFGRIINISSVHGEMATPEKVAYVAAKHGVIGVTSVSAIEAAPYGITVNSVLPGPVKTPLLVKQLDDLYEIEGLSEQEALSRIVYPKQAMNRFIEDTEVADTVFFLASEEASAITMEHIKVAGGM
- a CDS encoding 3-hydroxyacyl-CoA dehydrogenase family protein, giving the protein MKKIGVIGAGTMGFGISFYFAIHGISTHVIDVSDDVIETAKEKFKAYYQMFKEHQYPLQMSESDASAYLSFSTNLKDLSNADFIIESATENLILKQEIFKKLDAIAKPDAILASNTSSLKLTDIAIHVDNHRSSLLLTHFFNPAQIVPLIELLALDETAPHIVDEVKTFFESINKTPIIIKREVPGLAANRIQVALAREALSLLEDGIVSKEDLEKTLYDGPGFRFSASGLLKIIDFGGLDVWSVVLQNLQKEIESGQREYSTIKNLVEEQSLGVKTGKGFFEYPGKGFDAYVLQRDTELLKHLISTHY